One Clostridium estertheticum DNA segment encodes these proteins:
- a CDS encoding NIPSNAP family protein — protein sequence MIYELRIYHINPGKMKDIHNRFSTLTLDLFKKHGMNTLDFWEDAEGKNVIYYVLEHKDMETRNQSFMDFKNDYEWMEGKRLSELNGSIVEKIEIIFMNRVPYSPATQRI from the coding sequence ATGATTTATGAATTAAGAATTTATCACATTAATCCTGGTAAGATGAAAGATATTCATAATAGATTCTCAACTCTTACCTTAGATTTATTTAAAAAACATGGTATGAATACTCTAGATTTTTGGGAAGATGCAGAGGGAAAGAATGTTATTTACTACGTACTTGAGCACAAAGACATGGAAACAAGAAATCAAAGCTTTATGGATTTTAAAAACGATTATGAGTGGATGGAAGGAAAGAGACTTTCTGAATTGAATGGATCTATAGTAGAAAAGATTGAAATTATTTTTATGAATAGAGTTCCTTATTCACCAGCAACCCAGAGAATTTAA
- a CDS encoding helix-turn-helix domain-containing protein, translated as MPHYLKENILGSLVKENVQIDNTSLPSRLRNFERKLIVECLNNNNWNFSKTAKKLGIIRQSLEYRMKKLGIEKKEDI; from the coding sequence ATGCCTCATTATCTTAAAGAAAATATTTTAGGTTCCCTTGTAAAAGAGAATGTGCAAATAGACAACACTTCTTTACCCAGTAGGCTTCGAAATTTTGAAAGAAAATTAATAGTAGAATGTTTAAACAATAATAATTGGAATTTTAGTAAAACGGCTAAGAAATTAGGAATCATAAGACAAAGTCTTGAGTATAGAATGAAAAAACTAGGAATAGAAAAAAAAGAAGATATATAA